A genomic region of Arachis stenosperma cultivar V10309 chromosome 9, arast.V10309.gnm1.PFL2, whole genome shotgun sequence contains the following coding sequences:
- the LOC130947992 gene encoding pectinesterase-like: MEKTKVASAVSLLLVVGVAVGVVAIVRTNDEKVTGTTGNDGGLISTHSKAVKAMCQNSDDRRLCLDTLNPVNHTDPKEYISTVVKRSLESVIKAFNMSDTLRLEHGNSTPGVKMALEDCRDLLQFAIGELQATKTVLQDNTINHVHDRVADLKNWLGAVFAFQQSCLDGFHTHREKQVRSQLQTGSLDHVGKVTALALDVVSRIAHVLSNFDLHLIVKPSSRRLIEVDQDGYPAWFGVTDRKLLGDVSKGGSIAPNAVVAKDGSGQFKTVLDAINAYPKNNKGRYVIYVKAGIYDEYITVDKNKKNILMYGDGHTKTIITGSKNFVDGWKTMRTATFATVAEDFIAKSIAFENTAGASKHQAVALRVQGDRSAFFDCAIRGYQDTLYAHAHRQFYRNCEISGTVDFIFGYSSTIVQSSKIIVRKPDPNQQNIVVADGTPQKNMPTGVVLQNCDISPEAELVPMKLTVKSYLARPWKEYSRAIFLENTIGDLIQPDGYLQWSGNMYLNTCFFAEYGNTGPGANVNARVKWGRGVLNKNDAAQYTAEHWIQASTWLPATSIPFDPAFTRG, encoded by the exons atggaaaagacaaaggttgcttctgCAGTTTCTCTCCTTCTGGTGGTGGGTGTTGCAGTGGGTGTTGTTGCCATTGTCCGCACCAACGACGAGAAAGTCACCGGCACAACCGGTAACGACGGCGGATTAATAAGCACACATAGCAAGGCCGTTAAGGCCATGTGCCAAAACTCCGACGACCGAAGACTATGCCTAGACACACTGAATCCTGTAAACCACACGGATCCAAAAGAGTACATATCAACGGTTGTAAAGAGATCATTGGAAAGCGTCATCAAGGCCTTTAACATGAGCGATACGCTCAGATTGGAGCACGGTAACAGCACCCCGGGGGTCAAAATGGCCCTCGAGGACTGCAGAGACTTGCTCCAATTCGCCATTGGGGAGTTACAAGCAACAAAAACAGTTCTTCAGGACAACACAATAAATCATGTGCATGATCGCGTCGCCGACCTCAAGAATTGGTTAGGGGCTGTTTTCGCCTTCCAACAATCGTGCCTGGACGGGTTCCACACCCACCGCGAGAAGCAGGTTCGGTCGCAGTTGCAAACCGGAAGCTTGGACCACGTTGGGAAGGTTACGGCGTTGGCTCTTGACGTTGTGTCTCGGATTGCACATGTGCTGTCAAATTTTGACTTACACCTTATCGTTAAGCCTTCTTCACGGCGTTTAATTGAGGTTGATCAAGATGGTTACCCGGCTTGGTTCGGCGTTACGGATCGGAAGCTCTTGGGTGACGTCAGCAAGGGAGGTTCCATTGCTCCCAATGCAGTTGTTGCTAAAGATGGGAGCGGGCAATTTAAGACTGTTTTGGATGCCATTAATGCGTACCCTAAAAACAATAAGGGGAGATATGTTATCTATGTTAAGGCTGGCATATATGATGAGTATATTACTGTggataagaacaagaaaaatattttgatgtaTGGAGATGGCCACACCAAAACTATTATTACTGGTAGTAAAAATTTTGTTGATGGCTGGAAGACAATGAGAACTGCTACCTTTG CGACAGTTGCCGAAGATTTTATAGCCAAGTCAATTGCATTCGAGAACACAGCCGGTGCAAGCAAACATCAAGCAGTGGCACTTCGCGTGCAAGGCGACCGCTCAGCTTTCTTCGACTGCGCCATTCGTGGCTATCAGGACACACTATATGCCCACGCCCACCGCCAGTTTTATCGCAACTGCGAAATTTCCGGTACCGTCGACTTCATCTTCGGTTACTCCTCAACCATAGTTCAAAGCTCCAAGATCATTGTCCGAAAACCCGACCCAAACCAACAAAACATCGTGGTTGCAGATGGAACACCTCAGAAGAACATGCCCACAGGGGTAGTGCTACAAAACTGCGACATTTCACCAGAGGCTGAACTGGTTCCTATGAAACTAACGGTGAAGTCATATCTGGCGAGGCCATGGAAGGAGTATTCAAGGGCAATCTTCTTGGAGAACACAATTGGTGACTTGATTCAACCGGATGGGTATCTTCAGTGGTCAGGGAACATGTACCTAAACACTTGCTTCTTTGCTGAGTATGGAAACACCGGACCTGGGGCTAACGTTAATGCCAGAGTGAAGTGGGGTCGTGGGGTTCTTAATAAGAACGATGCTGCTCAGTACACTGCTGAACACTGGATTCAAGCTAGTACATGGTTGCCAGCTACTAGTATACCCTTTGATCCTGCCTTCACTAGAGGATGA